A part of Cucumis sativus cultivar 9930 unplaced genomic scaffold, Cucumber_9930_V3 scaffold108, whole genome shotgun sequence genomic DNA contains:
- the LOC116405474 gene encoding uncharacterized protein LOC116405474: MVLGDFNTIRLHSEAFGGASNVGDMEEFDMAIREADLVEPAVQGNWFTWTSKIHGSGLMNRLDRILVNDEGLSTWSNMRVNVLPWGISDHSPILVYPSNQRSQQVVSFRFFNHWVEEASFMDVVSSAWTKDTRVSPTVNIVRN, encoded by the coding sequence ATGGTCTTGGGTGATTTTAACACCATCAGACTCCACTCTGAAGCCTTCGGGGGTGCTTCGAACGTGGGGGATATGGAGGAGTTTGACATGGCTATTCGAGAGGCGGACCTTGTTGAACCCGCGGTCCAGGGGAACTGGTTTACTTGGACTAGTAAGATACATGGGTCGGGTTTGATGAATAGACTTGATCGTATCCTAGTGAATGATGAGGGGCTTAGTACATGGTCGAACATGAGGGTTAACGTCCTCCCGTGGGGTATTTCTGATCATTCTCCTATACTTGTCTATCCCAGTAATCAGCGAAGCCAACAAGTGGtctcttttcgtttctttaacCATTGGGTTGAAGAAGCGTCCTTTATGGATGTTGTGTCCTCTGCTTGGACCAAAGATACTAGAGTTTCTCCAACTGTGAATATTGTGAGGAACTAA